In Fragaria vesca subsp. vesca linkage group LG5, FraVesHawaii_1.0, whole genome shotgun sequence, the genomic stretch TTGGCTTATCTTAACCAGCAAATTATACACTTTACCAAACGCTGTATTTGATAAGAGGCCGGATATCCACATATCCAATCTTGTCAGGTTTGAACAAGATTTCATTATATATCCTATCTAGTCCAAGTCACCAAACGCCTCCGTAGTGCCTTTCAGCGTAAATGATCCTAGGATATTGATAACCATGAAGAAAGATTTATAGATTCACTGCATAAGCTGTATAAGTGCTCAAGTATGTAATAAACTAATAATTACTATTATGATTTTATTTAATTAGGGTTTGGTAAGGAGGATAATCTATTGTTAGGTTGAGGAAAATATGGAGTTGACTTCGGCTTCAAGTTTTATTTCTCTTGCTTTTCATGGAAGGCATAGACACTACTCTGGATTCCAAATTTTCACATACTAATTAAGTGTACAGCTAGTTTTCTAACGAGGACCTCTCCATCAGAACAAAATAGAAGCATCCCACAAAAACTGGTGGATTAGGATATACAGCTGGATTCTGTCTTCACTCTGAGGTCAACAGTTCCATGAAGTTGCTTGTAAACAACAAAAACAACAAAAAGAATAGAAGAGATTGACATACATGTTATTGTAGGCTCTAGAATTCATATGATTAGCAAATAGCTAGGCTGCAATGTATTGTATTATCGAATTATCAATGTCCGATTGAAAGAAGAAAACATGCCAACTATATGGAATAGCCTCATCACATTGCCTAATGAAAAGTTCAGTGAACGCACAATCACACCAGTCACTGAAACAAATGGAACAGCGAAGCAACAAATGAGGCAACAAAATCGAAACAGAAACTTCCCGAGGGGATTATGAACATCAGCAGAATACGTAAACACACATAGCCATCATGAAACAGATGAAAGAGGTGCATGCGCAGCATCACGCTGTGATCCTGGTTGACTTTTCAAGGGTGCAGGTGGTGGGGAAAGGGTTGTTCTTAGGCTGCGGGTGGGCTTTGTTTTTGTGCTAACAGTGTCACCTTGATATCCAATGTTACCTTCTCTCCTTCCAGTTATCTTCCTCAAGCCATCTCTATGGTCAATACTCCATAAACTCTTCTTACCTCCTTCACCCATAAGATAATCACAGAAAGCAACTGATACTCACAGTCAGAATCTTTCAATGATATCATATTAAAGAAAACAAATTAAAATGTCATGGTTTCTCTACAATATATGTAGAGAAAGAAAGAAAGAAAAAAGAGGTAAAGCAGTGGGGTGAGAAAGTCTTATTACCATGAGGAGATAATGCAGAAGTTGCGGGTAAAATACCCACAACAAGAAAAATTGCAACCATGGCTAAAACCAAATAACTACTCATCATTGAGAGCAAGATTCGAATACTTCTAGAGCTTTTCAGCGTGAACGGTTTGTTATGATGCTAGGATATTGAAAATATTGAAGAGAGCTTTATAGACTCACTGCTTGAGCTAAATAATCGTTTGATTTGATTACTGTTCTGGTTTTATTTAAGGAGGATGAGTCGTCTATAGTTAGGCTTAGGAAAATAGTTGACTTCAACTTCAACCCTAAACCCTAAACCCTTTCCAACACGTGAAGTTGGGTGAGATTGGGTGAAACTTGAAAAGTTGGGTAACACTTAAGATTTTTCAAAATTGAGGTTCCCGAAGTCAGTATGAGAAGAATTGAAGACCCCACAAGCATGGCAATTCACTCAGTTCCTCTGAAAGTAACAGTTTTAACACCTTTACCAAACAAAGTTGTCGTGAGTCATTTAGGCTAGATTGCGAGTAAAATGATAAAAGCCATGGGCTATTGATGCTACAATGGTTAAATAGATCTTAGGTGATATATATATATACACATGAATGAGAAAAAACTAGAGGTTCAGAAAAAATGAAATTTCTCCAAAACTCATGTGCTACAACAAGTTTTGGCTGAAATTGGGTGAAACATTAAAAGATGGTTAATGCGTAAGATTTTTCAAAATTGAGGTTCCCGAGGTCTGTATGAGAAGAATTGAAGACTCCACAAACATAGCAATCCACTCATTTTCTTTGAAAGTAACAGTTCCAACATCTTTACCAAAAAACCAAAAACAAAAAACATCATAGGAAATGATAAACGTCCACAGAATACATTAACATAGTTAGCCTTCAAGCAATGGATGAAGGAGGTACTGCAGCAACATGCTGTGATGTTGCTTTGTTTTTAACTGGTGAAGGTGGCGCTCTTGATGTCACCATTACTCTTAGGCTACGAGTTGGCACTATTTCCTTTTTGACGATGCCATTTTGACATCCAAAGCTACCTTGTTTTCTTCCATGTATCTTCATCAAGCCATGTCTGCAGTCAACATGCCATACACTCTTCTCACCATCTTCGGCTAACAATAAGAAAATCACAGTAATATTTACAAAAGGAATGAAATTAAACCAATTAGTGATCAGGAGGAAGGAAGTTATATTACCATGATGAAGTAAAGCAGAAGTTTCAGGTAAAAGTCCGAGAAGAAGATATACAGCTACTAAAACTAAAACCAACTTCGCCGGAAAACCACCCATCTTGCAAAGCAGGAAACAGGAACTTGTATTCAGTGTATGCTCTAGGATAATACCATGAAGCAAAATTTATAGATTCTCCATTCAAGCTATATTTTGTTTGATTATATATATTATACTTGCTGTTTTCCATTAGTCAGTGTTTGATTGTTTATGCCTTTATGGGTAGGTTGAGGAAAATAAGAAGTTGACTTCGACTTCAGAGTAGTTCCCTCACTTTCAGAGAAGCAAAAGGACTATTATATAGACACAATTTTGACTTCGATTTTCCAAGTACTAAATCTAGAGCTAGCTAGTGAGTGAGGACTGGTAAGATTCTTCGCATGACCTGTCCATTACGACAAGACAGAAGCATACTAGATCGAAAACTGGTATTTAAATTTAAACAGATGGTTCTTTCTCTGATTTGAAGTCAACAATTCCGACAAGTTGATAGCAAAAACCAAAAACCACAAAAAAGAACACCAAGTTGGTAATGAAGCTAATGATTTCTTTTGCCAGTGAGAGGAAATATTAGCACTAAAGGACTGTGGTTTCTGATGAATATAGGCTGCTCATTTTGACTAATGAATCTGTATGCAAGATGATGAATTCAAAGTAATGGTAAATAATCGGTATAACACCACTGTTAGACTTTTGCAGTATAGTGTACGTAGTAGTATTCATAATCTCCTATCTGCTTCAGAAGTCAGAACCAAGAACTAGAAGACCATGCTATACAATAGAGGGATTGACAAGCTCTCCAGTGCGTAAGGAATGAAATAATAACACCTATCGTGGTAGACTACAAAATGTTTTGGTTAATTTCTACAACTCAGTAAGAGAAATATCCAAGGCTCAATACGAAAAGTTTGTCACTGAAAACCTGAAGCAATAGCCTTCAAAGCATCTTCCAGACCCACTTTCCCATATGAACCCCCGAGTCCTCTGCCTCTGCACAGCTGCTGCTACTACCTAAATCCACTCTTATTCTCCCGCATTTACAAACACCTTGTGAGCATAACTACCTCAAGAAAACAAATACCAACCCCAGGAATCCGTCTCTAACTCTCTATTGCTAGCTTTGAATGCGTTTCCAATAGACTAATAAGTATAGCCTTTGAATTCGGCAAAGGCCAAAGGTCTCTATGGCAACGGCGAGGTATATATATTATACATGCATGGCTGGAGTAAATAAACAGCTTATTGTGCATTGATTTCGAGTTTTCATGACAATCAAAAGTCTTGATTACATGCCCTTCAATACTTAAAAGGTTAAATTTTGCAGCTATCCATTGTACTAATGGCAATTTAAGTAGACTAATATGTTATCTAAGAATATATCAAACTCCCAAATCCATCCACTTGCCAATCAAAAAATTGGTATGAATTATGTTCATTTGTGTGTTTCACATATAATATTTGATTTTCTGTTTCAACCCTGCATAATCTTCCTCATAATGAATAATACCCCAAGTTGCAGAGATATAGTATTTGTGTTAATCCTTGTGAAAGTGGCTGGGATTAAATGTCTGTGTGGCATATGCTACCTGCTGTGTTCTAACCTTGCATCATTCTATTGATAAAGAACAAGACACCCTAATGGATTATATATACTGAACAAATTAATTGCAGAGATTAATGGATTATATATACTGAAGAAAAAATTCATCAGATTTACATACTTCTACAGTTCTACTCTCACTCATACAAGGAATTCAAACTACTTCACTCGAGTAGCTTATGTCTAGAGACCACAAAGCCAAATGGACTTGCAAATGAGGCAACAAAGTTGAAACAAAAACTTCCAAGGGAATGATCAAGATCTGCAGATTATTAAACATACATAGCCATCATTAATCAGATGGAGGAGGTGGAGCACCCTGTTTTCCGGGTGGCCTTTTAAAGGGCGGAGGTGGTGGGGATATGGTTGTTCTTAAACTACGGATGGGCTTTGTTTTCATGCTATCAATGTGACCTTGACATCCAAAGTTGCCTTCTCTTCTTCCAAATATCTTGCCATCTCTACAATCAACATGCCATAAGCTCCTCTCACCTCCTTCACCAGTTCACCCAAAAGAAAATCACCGCAAGCAACTAATATTAATATCCCGAATGTTTGATTATTGAAAACATGGTGCATGCAAAAAAGTAAAACCTCATAATTTCTCTACTCTCTACTCTCTAGAACATATGTTAGATGAAGGATGCAATTAGAATGAACAGTAAAGTATGAATTTCACCAAGACATGCTGGGGTAGGGAAGGCATTATTACCATGAGAAGATACTGCAGGTAGAAAACCCACAAGAAGATATATAGCAACTGCAGCTAAAATCAACTTCTTCGGAAAACCACTCATCACGAAAAGCAGAATTCAAGAACTTGTAGTGCCTTTCAGTGTAAATGTTTTGTCATGATAGTAGGATATTGATAACCATGAAGAAAGATTTATAGATTCACTGCTTAAGCTGTATAAGTGCTCAAGTATGTATTAATTACTATTATGGTTATATTTTAATAAGGGTTTGGTAAAGACTAAAGAGGATTATCTACTGTTAGGTTGAGGGAAATACAAAGTTGACTTCGACTTCAAGTTTTATATCCCTTGCTTTCATGGAAGGCAATAATACCCCGAAATTGCAGAGATAGTATCTGGATTAATCCTTGTGAAAGTTGCCCTGACTAATTGTATGTGTGCCTGTTTGTCTATTGTTACCTGCTCTGTACTAACCTCTCGCATCATTTTATTTATAAAAGAACAAGATATCCAAATTGCAGAGATATAATTATATATTAGGATTGATCCTTGTAAAATTGCAGAGATTAATGGATTCTACATATTCTGAAGAAAACATTCAACAGATTAAATACTTTACCCTCACTCATATAAGCAATTCAAGTTACTTTCACTCGACTAGATTATTGTCTAGAGACCATGAAGCCAAATGGAAGAGCAAATTAGGCAACAAAATCGAAACAGAAACTTCCCAAGGGAATCATGAACATCCGCAGAATATGTAAACACACATATAGCCATCATGAAACGGATGAAGGAGGTGCAGCATCACGCTGTGATCCTGGTTGACTTTTAAAGGGTGCAGGTGGTGGGGATCTGATTGTTCTTAGGCTGCGGGTGGGATTTGTTTTGGTGAAAACAGTGTCACCTTGATATCCAAAGTTACCTTCTCTCCTTCCAATTATCTTCCTCAGGCCATCCCTACGGTCAATATTCCATAAACTCTTCTCACCTCCTTCACCCATAAAATAATCACAGCAAGCAACTGATACTAATAGTCAGAATCTTTCAATGGTATCATATTAATGGTTTCTCTACGATATATGTAGAGAATAATGCATTAAGGGGGGAAAAAAAAAAAAAAAGTAAAAGCAATGGGGTGAGAAAATCTTATTACCATGAGGAGATAATGCAGAAGTTGCGGGTAAAATACCCACAAGAAGAGAAATAGCAACCACGGCTAAAACCAAATAACTACTCATCATTGAGAGCAAGATTCAAATACTTCTAGAGCTTTTCAGCGTGAACGGTTTGTTATGATGCTAGGATATTGAAAATATTGAAGAAAGCTTTATAGACTCACTGCTTGAGCTAAATAATCGTTTGATTTGATTACTGTTCTGGTTTTATATAAGGAGGATTTGGTAGGAGGATGGGTTGTCTATAGTTAGGGTTAGGAAAATAGTTGACTTCAACTTCACATATTGCTTCCCTTTCTTTCATGGAAAGGCAAAGTAATATATGACACCATAATTTGACTTTGATTTCCACATAGCAAGTGTAGAATGAAGCTGAGCAGAAACGAATCCTCATAGTCCTTGTCATGACCTCCCCATCGATAGAAGCCTCCCACAAAAACTGGATTAGGATAAACAGCTGGATTTTGTCTTCGCTTTGAAGTCAACTGTTCCATCAGGTTTGCTCAGAAAAACCAAAAACCACAAAAAGAATACCAAGTTGAAAATTTACGGAAGGAAAAGTGGATATCAGCAACTAATGCTCTGGCCTTAAATTGAGCAGTTGATTTTGGCAATGTATGTCCTCTGCGTGACATGGATTGGCAACACAGAGATTGATAAGATCTTAAATCGAGTGTAAAACTAGTTTTCATCTACGGCTTCTTGAATTCCTACTTGGCTCCTACTTATATGGGATGCACAACAGGGTCTAAGATCCATTACCAGGACTCGTAGAAGCAATATTGTAGATAGGGTACAATGTATATATTATATCAAATTATCAATGTGGAATCAAACAGGAAAAATATGCCAACTACATGACTAGAATCAACAGACTACCTAATGAACACTTTCAGTAAACACACAAACCAGACTAGCCACTGAAACAAGGAAGTAAAGCGTACCAGTTCTAACCACGATAAGCCTTCCACATATCGACATAACCAGCTAGGGAAGGCGGCAGCGCCTTCTTCCAAGCCTCAACATCAGGCACATCACCAGTAAGAGCAATAGAGCTATCCTCCTGCCGGGTCCCAAGGCTCAACACAAACAGCTTGTTGCCGAAAACCTGATGCATAGCCTTCAAAGTCTCTTCCATAACCACCTTCCCATCTATCTCCGAGTCCTCAGCCTCCACACAACTACCTCCCACATTCACCATCACTCTCCCGCCTTTTCTCAAACGCCTGGTGAGCATCTCCCAAGTATTGGCGTCTTGAAGCTCCGGGACCAATCTCCCATTGGAAAACAAATCCACCAAGATTCCGGCAAATCCATCTTTCGACGAGGCCTTAAACGCGTCTCCGATATGGATTACAAGCCGATCCGGGAACTGCCTTTCGAGTTTCAAAAGGCCAAAGTACTCTCTAGCCACAGCAACCACAGTGGGGTCAATCTCCCAGCCATGAACCACACCTTGGGGGTAGAGCTCCAGAATGGACCGGGCGGCCGTGCCCGCTCCGAACCCGAGAATGGCGATTGGCCCGGGAGGCAGAATTGGCGGCAAGGTGGCGAAAACGTCGAAGTAAGTGTTGGTGAGGTTCTTGAAGATGTAGGAGATGCTGTGGATGTTTCCAGGGACGTCTAGAAGGAGGAGCCTGGAGCCGGCGAAAGGGTGGTCGGCTCTCCGAGAGACTTCGAGGACACGGATGTAATTGAACCTGGACTTGAACTTGGCAAGCACTTTGACCTCCTCGGCGGGGATGCTGTCTTGGGTTTTGGGCTGGCGGCTGGAGTGGTGGGTCTGCTGGCATTTGGGTGTTGATGGGTGGAAATGGATTGGCTTTGGAGGTGGTTTGGGATGGCAATGGTGGTTTCTGGGTAAGAAAGAGTTGGGGGAGGTTTGAGTCGGGGAGAGAATCAACGGTCGAATTTGGAGGAGGTTTTGCAAGAGGGACATTGCTGATTGCTTTCACTGCCTCAGCCTCTCTCTCTCGCGCAAAGATAATGAAAAAAGGGCGGGGGCTCCAATACAGTATATATAATAATAAATAGGTAAGTAAAATCAAAAATCAAAAACTAAAAAACAAATAGAAAAGAAACAGTAGCTCAGACACAGAGACTATAAAAGATGCTAATCTTTAGAATAACGAGAAGGGTTAACTCTGCACATTGTGAGTATTGATATTCATCTGTGAACCAAACTGTTTAGGTTTTACACAAGGTAATACCAGACATAAGGGCTCAATGTAACAAACCACAAGGAGTCAAGGGGCGATTGAACTGTGCCTACAGCCTACTCTAAATTTATGTCTTTCTAATATATCGATATGACTTGAGAATTGAGCTCGGTCCTTCATAAAATGTTTTACGGTATGGGGAAGACTTGTCTACGTGATACAGGGTAAGAAGACGATTAGCTACAGAAATCCAAGCTAACAACACGGAGGATGATCTTCATCTTCTTCCATCTCATCAGGATCATCCCTGTATTGACAATTGCAAACCATGGTATTAGATGGGGTCAGGTAATTAGATAGATGAAAATAAACCTCACTTTTATCAGAGGAAACATCATATATATATACAGTGTTTTGAGACTGCAAGTCTGAATGAAATTGAAAACCTGCAGTGTATTTATCTTTCTAATGCATAACCATATCAAACTGCATCTCCGAAAACCCACAGAAAACTAAAGTTCAATAATAAGACAAGAAACAAAAACAACACGTATGAATACAGAACCCTAACCTCATTCCCATATCAAAACCACGGAGACCAGCAGGATTCCAAGGCTTCTCATCATCGTCATCCGGATCAGAATCATAGTCCACGCCATCCCAAATGCGACGCTTTGGTCTGTGGTCCATGCGCTCTTCTGCCTACATCCACTCAAACCAGTAGTAAGGTTTAGAAACAAGGACAATGAAAACATGAAAAGAATCCAATTATTTTCTCACTGGTTACAAACCTCCTCTGGGACTTCTGTAATTGGTGGTGTTGTCTGGAAAGGGACACTTGGTGTATGAGGTAACCTAGAGAGTTGCTCCAGCAGTGTATTCCTAGGGAAGATAATAATCAATGACAAAATTCGCACAGTGAATTGAACATCAACAGCCCAGCATTCTCAACATATGTTTCCAAGCTAAACTTTCTTTTCAAAGTCCAAAAAATTACAAACTCTCGAGAAAGGAAACAGCACATATATGGAATTTGGTACAGCAATAAAAAAAGGTGCAAACACCATATTTAAAATGAGACAACAAGTTGAATTGAAAACAGATACCTAACAGGCCAAAGTCACTGTGTGAAGAAGGTGAGGAATAGATAAAACCAAAAGTTGAGAGATAGTCAGGTAGGTAGTTTTTCAATGGAAAACTAAGATTGCTTGTGGGACATTCGTAAAAAACAAACTTTGAGAGAATTCTAGGTCCCATTGCAAAATATTATCAAAATCTGAGAACCATTAAGCACAAACACTGTCCAAGTTACCTCCAATAGCCAAATTACTTGGGATGAGCTGTTTCCAGTTTGCAATATATTACGAAAATTCTAAAGTTCAGACCACAGGATTCTACCACAAACATTTCTCAGTCAATGCATATTTGACATGTACATCTGTAATTATCCTTTTAAAAGTCTTTCAATATCAATTTGGATAGATTTCATATTCCAGCATCCACAGTCACCAATTAAGAGTAAAGATTTGAAGTAAACAACACTATAATACAGTCATTACCACCAGCTGTTATAAGTAGTGCAACAAACTCACCTTATATTCTCCATGTCTTTGGGTGTGTTTAGGTTCTCCATGTTGCAAGTGTCAACGTGTAGAGTGTAATCTGGGCCAAAATACTCATAGTATTCATTGTAAGGCAGTTTATTTTCAGGCTCCACCCCAACAGCAACAGCTGTCTGTTACAAACAGATGTGTACTCATATTAACATCTCATCACATACATAGATTTCAAAAATAATTAAAACAAATACAAGATGTTATGGTGTATCAAAATGGAAAGGAATACGTGAGATAAACCTCATAGCACCAGCAACGAGCAACATTCCTGATCGTGTATCCTCCACCGCCCAAAACCATCAAAGGAACATTGAATGAACGAAGATAGCGAAGACAATCAGCATGACCTTTGACAGATAAGTTGAAGCACCCCAACCGATCACCAGACAGTGAATCTGCTCCACACTGAAGAACAACTGCATCTGGCTGATACATCTCCATGACCTTCTGGATGAGGGGCCTAAACAGACTCCGAAAATTCTCGTCATCCATGCCATCATTCAGTGGGACATTCAAGGCATAATTTTTCCCAGGCCCTGCTCCGACATCCTTGATATGCCCAGTCCCTGGAAAGAAATCGCCAAACTTATGGAAGGACACGGTCATTACCCTGTCAGTGGTGTAAAATGCCTCCTCAACTCCATCTCCGTGGTGCACATCAATGTCTATATAAAGAACACGCTGTGCAGCAAGAATTACCAGACCCATAAGCAATTATATAAACAATAAAACAACGAAACCATTTGATACAATAGATGAACGAAAAACAGGTTGACACTTCAACCATACGTATACAGCATCATCGGGATAGAAACATATCTCACATTCACCAGTAGTTATCACTTATCAGTCATTCAAAAGTTTATCACTTTCAACATTAGTGACCCCAAATTACTTCCAAGCTATTAAAGGCAAACGAGCATACAACAACTAAGAAATAGCATAGCCAAGTAACTACAAGCCCTCTCTCACAGTAACAAGCACCTAGCACTCTTACTTAACAAGCAGAAACCCCAAAGGAGATGAAGTACAGTAAAAACTTTCCTGTATTGACAGTTGCACAACTAAATATCATTTTGATTCCAATTTTCATCTAATTCAACTTTCCTAGCCCTACATTACTTGCTTGTAACTCTAAATCACCAAATGCCGCTACCACAGTAAAAACCTAGAATCACATTTACTTTTCTAGTATCAAATCAAAGCAAAAATTACTGAATGCAAGTGTAGTAACTACTCCACACATAGAAATCAACCTAAAGTTAGAGTAACAAATCATTTCTTAAACCTAAGATAAACGATTAGGGTTAATAGAATGTGAAATATTACCCTGTGAACCTTGAGAAGCTCCAGAATGCCGAGCACGATGTCGTTGACGTAGCAAAACCCTGAGGCCTCAGACTTCTTGGCATGGTGGAGACCGCCGGCCCAATTGATGGCGATATCGCAGTCGGTCCGGTTCAGCTTGACGGCGGCGCCGATAGAGCCGCCGGAGGAGGCCTGGCAGAAGCCGAAGAGGCCGTCGAAGACGGGGCAGTCCTCGCCGACGTTGAAGCGCTTGAGGTGGCGGGAGTGGACGGCGTCGGAGAGGGTTTCGGGGGAGACGGAGGCGAGGAAGTCGACGTAGTCGTCGGAGTGGAACTTTCTGATGTCGGCGGGGGCGGCGGGGAAGGGGCGGTTGATCTCCATGCGGCGGTGGAGGCCGTAGTGGACGATCAGGTTGTGGGCCATGCGGATGCGGTGGGGCTTCATGGGGTGGCCTTGGCCGTAGTAGTAGTCGCCGACGGTGGGCTCGTAGAAGTAGCTCACGCGCCGCTTCGTTGCGTCGGGGCCCGACGGCAGTGAAGCTCCGCTTGAGTCCATCATCGCTGGCTGAGTCTCTCTCTCTCGCTTTGCTCCTCTCCTCTCTTCTTCTGCAATAAAAGAGTGAAGAGTCTAGTGGCTTCGAGCCTACGACTAGTCGTAATTTAGATGGACTTTCGGGTCGGGTGTAAGGCAAAAAACGGGTTAGTCTTGTGTCTTTTCAACTTTCTTTGAAACTGCGTTGGGCTGGGTTTATTATCTGTTGTTTGGCCCAAACTAGGTTATGTACTAAATCTTGTGTTGAAATGGAATGAGTTTGATGGACACAAAATCTCAAATACAAGTGAAAAGTAGCCTCTGTTGACCAAAACTCATTCCATTTCAACACAAGATTTAGTACATAACATAGTGATATGCACTATGATGTACATGTGTATTATAGACCTAGTTCAGTAACGTGTGCTTGTGACTTGTAAGCAAGTATATACATGACACGAGGTAACACGATTCGACGTATTGTTGTTAGATTAATATGTACTTGCGGTTTTAGCTTTGTTAATTTGTTTACAAAATATGGTGTCAAAATCTAAAGGGTTGGATTAGAGCGTACATCATGTCTTTGTTTCTTGGAATGCGACTAAATTGTTTGGTCAAATCATATATAAGTTATGCGTTATGAGCGCCTGGATCTTACACTTTTGCTCTTGAACAAGCAACAATATTTGTATGTTTGTCATGTCACATAAAATATCATGGTGTGACAAAATAAAATGGTTTTTGCTACTTTGGTAAGGATCAAATAAAAACACTTATTGTCAACAAACTAATAGGTAAACTAATGTGATGTGAGATTTTGGAGGATACTAACAGTAACAAAATAAATGCAATGTGAAACAACCTCTATATTTTAGCCCCATATAAAGAAAAAAAATGCGGTGACATACAACTAAGCTAAATGTTAAGGGCTTCACAAGTAAAGCCGCAAACAACAGTGTCTAGAATTAGAACTTAAGCGTT encodes the following:
- the LOC101309835 gene encoding histone deacetylase 6-like: MMDSSGASLPSGPDATKRRVSYFYEPTVGDYYYGQGHPMKPHRIRMAHNLIVHYGLHRRMEINRPFPAAPADIRKFHSDDYVDFLASVSPETLSDAVHSRHLKRFNVGEDCPVFDGLFGFCQASSGGSIGAAVKLNRTDCDIAINWAGGLHHAKKSEASGFCYVNDIVLGILELLKVHRRVLYIDIDVHHGDGVEEAFYTTDRVMTVSFHKFGDFFPGTGHIKDVGAGPGKNYALNVPLNDGMDDENFRSLFRPLIQKVMEMYQPDAVVLQCGADSLSGDRLGCFNLSVKGHADCLRYLRSFNVPLMVLGGGGYTIRNVARCWCYETAVAVGVEPENKLPYNEYYEYFGPDYTLHVDTCNMENLNTPKDMENIRNTLLEQLSRLPHTPSVPFQTTPPITEVPEEAEERMDHRPKRRIWDGVDYDSDPDDDDEKPWNPAGLRGFDMGMRDDPDEMEEDEDHPPCC
- the LOC101309060 gene encoding probable spermidine synthase-like, encoding MSLLQNLLQIRPLILSPTQTSPNSFLPRNHHCHPKPPPKPIHFHPSTPKCQQTHHSSRQPKTQDSIPAEEVKVLAKFKSRFNYIRVLEVSRRADHPFAGSRLLLLDVPGNIHSISYIFKNLTNTYFDVFATLPPILPPGPIAILGFGAGTAARSILELYPQGVVHGWEIDPTVVAVAREYFGLLKLERQFPDRLVIHIGDAFKASSKDGFAGILVDLFSNGRLVPELQDANTWEMLTRRLRKGGRVMVNVGGSCVEAEDSEIDGKVVMEETLKAMHQVFGNKLFVLSLGTRQEDSSIALTGDVPDVEAWKKALPPSLAGYVDMWKAYRG